The following proteins are encoded in a genomic region of Glycine max cultivar Williams 82 chromosome 18, Glycine_max_v4.0, whole genome shotgun sequence:
- the LOC100805025 gene encoding 16 kDa phloem protein 1-like, whose product MAIGFMEVQLVKAKGLCDTDFFGSMDPYVVIQYNGQERRSSVAKGQGNNPVWNEKFEFKVEYPTPSNSYKVILKIMDKDSLSADDFVGQAIVYVEDLLAIGVGDGAAELQPLKYRVIREDQSYCGEIDVGITFKVEEEFNGETKRGRKDSN is encoded by the exons atggCAATTGGGTTTATGGAGGTGCAGCTTGTGAAAGCAAAGGGGTTGTGTGACACTGATTTCTTTG GTAGTATGGACCCGTATGTTGTGATACAGTACAACGGTCAAGAGCGAAGGAGTAGTGTTGCTAAGG GACAGGGCAATAATCCGGTGTGGAATGAGAAATTTGAGTTTAAGGTAGAATATCCTACACCAAGTAACTCATACAAGGTCATCTTAAAAATCATGGACAAGGATTCGTTATCTGCAGATGACTTTGTTGGTCAAGCCAT AGTCTATGTGGAAGACTTATTAGCCATAGGGGTAGGGGATGGTGCAGCTGAGCTGCAACCTCTCAAGTACAGAGTAATTCGTGAAGATCAATCTTATTGTGGAGAAATTGATGTTGGTATAACTTTTAAG GTTGAAGAAGAGTTCAATGGAGAAACTAAACGAGGAAGGAAGGACAGCAACTAG